The following coding sequences lie in one Pelecanus crispus isolate bPelCri1 chromosome 9, bPelCri1.pri, whole genome shotgun sequence genomic window:
- the CIMIP2A gene encoding ciliary microtubule inner protein 2A translates to MAAPKENSLFPPNPYYIPGYEGFIPQYNYQFGETFGKTTYRLLTDPGVSKSPRPLLAPLYKPKFVEDFSRTKHSVQGYLPGCPGYFPYEKAGATTSFPEPVLGPNPTPPGPGPAEEELMMMPMDPIPWHQPSEYVPRTRLPQGYPQRISHYPVSEEREWRLPELTPACGQGKRCGHGQLSSALAGSKPPVKIEGVTLPGVAETADVAQDNWLPKLDVPNAIQQKVIPGYAGFIPRLTGINGVNYIQSVKEAMNEFDRQQFLQRNTACSFGKIFPQTYWPNNRIYTSDGLIPSYMGFVPHLRHTYALTFGNSTRKAYQKEQRRRACAL, encoded by the exons ATGGCAGCCCCGAAGGAAAATAGCCTCTTCCCTCCCAATCCCTACTATATCCCTGG CTATGAGGGCTTCATCCCTCAGTACAACTATCAGTTTGGAGAAACCTTTGGCAAAACCACCTACCGCCTGCTGACGGATCCTGGTGTTAGCAAGAGCCCTCGCCCCTTGCTGGCACCGCTGTACAAGCCCAAGTTCGTTGAGGACTTCAGCAGGACAAAGCACAGTGTCCAGGGTTATCTCCCTGGGTGTCCAG GGTACTTTCCCTATGAGAAAGCTGGGGCTACAACAAGCTTTCCTGAACCAGTCCTTGGGCcaaaccccaccccaccggggCCAGGGCCGGCAGAAGAAGAGCTGATGATGATGCCTATGGACCCCATACCCTGGCACCAACCCAGCGAGTATGTCCCAAGGACACGACTGCCTCAGGGGTACCCACAGAGGATTTCACACTATCCTGTGTCTGAGGAGCGAGAGTGGCGATTGCCCGAGCTAACCCCAGCCTGTGGGCAGGGAAAAAGGTGCGGACATGGCCAGCTCAGCAGTGCTTTGGCAGGAAGCAAACCG cCTGTAAAAATTGAAGGTGTGACTCTGCCAGGAGTGGCTGAAACCGCAGATGTGGCGCAAGATAATTGGTTACCAAAACTGGATGTACCAAATGCGATCCAACAGAAAGTCATTCCAG GGTACGCTGGATTCATCCCCCGCCTCACCGGGATTAATGGCGTGAACTACATCCAGAGTGTGAAGGAAGCAATGAACGAATTTGACCGACAGCAG tttttgcAGAGAAACACAGCTTGCAGCTTTGGCAAGATATTTCCCCAAACATACTGGCCTAACAACAGAATTTACACCAGTGATGGACTGATACCTTCCTACATGGGCTTCGTACCAC